In one window of Dissulfuribacter thermophilus DNA:
- a CDS encoding DUF1015 family protein, with the protein MAKVLPFCGYTYNLSKVSPDSVLAPPYDVVTEAEKRAYIEKHPYNILSLEMPDLREGEGNGGHNSVTSILESWIREGIVSRDPSPCVYPYETVYEVNGRQFTRTGLVCLVGIEPWETGVILPHEKTFKKVTDERLRLLKTARAQFSQIFLLSKGEKTLTQISKDEKRDFIYEAKDKDGNTHRLFRLSNEDAIEELKKALSSKSLYIADGHHRYTTALAFKEMCDREGVFKGVNPPPHHYVMAYLVDSTDPGLLSLPTHRIVKSGGDEASRIVEALSPYLQKVVEFDAGTEIKKVEEALEKLGQTTGFALCTGSDNRCVVFSLTEMGKETLLNQGISEGLLDLDVIPVDELAIRRLFNKGASELKEEGRLRYEAFFNRLDSLAKDEVLFYLRPTPIDAMMKVAEAGLTMPHKATYFYPKILTGTVIRLL; encoded by the coding sequence TTGGCAAAAGTTTTACCATTTTGTGGATACACATACAATTTGTCTAAGGTGTCCCCGGACTCTGTCCTGGCACCTCCATATGATGTAGTTACAGAAGCTGAGAAGAGGGCCTATATAGAAAAACATCCATATAATATCCTTTCCCTTGAAATGCCCGACCTAAGAGAAGGTGAAGGAAATGGGGGCCACAATAGCGTGACTTCAATCCTAGAGAGCTGGATTCGAGAAGGGATTGTATCAAGAGACCCTAGCCCATGCGTTTATCCCTACGAAACCGTGTATGAGGTCAATGGAAGGCAATTTACTAGGACAGGCCTTGTGTGTTTAGTGGGCATAGAACCATGGGAAACCGGGGTAATACTCCCCCATGAGAAGACCTTTAAAAAGGTTACTGATGAACGATTGAGGCTCCTTAAGACAGCACGGGCCCAGTTTAGTCAGATATTTTTGTTGTCAAAGGGAGAAAAGACCCTGACTCAGATCTCTAAAGATGAAAAAAGAGATTTTATCTATGAAGCAAAAGATAAGGATGGCAATACTCATCGCCTCTTTCGATTGTCTAATGAAGACGCCATCGAAGAATTAAAAAAGGCTCTTTCCTCTAAAAGCCTCTACATTGCAGATGGTCACCATAGGTACACCACTGCCCTGGCCTTTAAGGAAATGTGTGATAGGGAAGGGGTATTTAAAGGTGTAAATCCCCCTCCACACCATTATGTTATGGCATACCTAGTGGATTCTACTGACCCAGGGCTTCTTAGCCTCCCTACTCACAGGATAGTGAAGTCAGGTGGTGATGAGGCCAGTCGAATTGTGGAAGCACTCTCACCTTATCTCCAAAAGGTTGTTGAGTTTGATGCTGGAACCGAAATCAAAAAAGTGGAAGAGGCATTGGAAAAGTTGGGGCAGACTACAGGATTTGCTCTGTGTACAGGATCTGACAACCGATGTGTTGTCTTTAGCCTAACTGAAATGGGCAAAGAGACCTTGTTGAACCAAGGTATTTCAGAAGGTCTTTTAGATCTAGACGTGATTCCAGTGGATGAACTGGCAATTCGTAGGCTCTTTAATAAGGGAGCAAGCGAACTAAAGGAAGAAGGAAGGCTTAGATATGAGGCCTTTTTTAATAGGCTAGATTCGCTTGCCAAAGATGAAGTTCTCTTTTATCTCAGGCCAACGCCCATTGATGCCATGATGAAGGTGGCAGAGGCAGGGCTCACCATGCCCCACAAGGCAACCTATTTTTACCCCAAGATCCTTACTGGGACAGTTATACGTCTCCTCTAA
- a CDS encoding GGDEF domain-containing protein: MVKKNTTNEDKEYAAKVILIAKEALKQIVSKRLLPWPEVYEKEFWAVCYRDKAEDILRKKVKPKEAPRLITERFLKDTEEILGGVHDTVDEFVGDTKSHFDDMHETISCLTQKVQDRSEVLEDLNRLAQYNETIRKKAESTEKKLLEQSRTIEKLKERLRLDPLTGLLNRHALITDLAREISRARRYNYPLSLMMIDVDDFKDINDSYGHITGDKVLQKLAEIFESSVRETDLVYRYGGEEFVIVCPHTDCDSAINLAERLRRKIRRYRFVPEDTSKTISVSVSIGVTQVDDNEDVETLIKRADEALYSSKISGKDQTTKYCV, from the coding sequence ATGGTAAAGAAAAACACTACTAACGAAGACAAGGAATATGCTGCTAAGGTAATACTCATTGCAAAAGAGGCCTTAAAACAAATTGTCTCTAAAAGGCTGCTTCCCTGGCCTGAGGTATATGAAAAGGAGTTTTGGGCAGTTTGTTATAGGGACAAGGCAGAGGATATACTTAGAAAAAAAGTTAAACCTAAAGAGGCCCCAAGGCTTATCACTGAGAGATTCTTAAAAGATACAGAGGAAATACTAGGTGGAGTTCACGATACAGTAGACGAATTTGTCGGGGATACAAAATCACATTTTGACGACATGCATGAGACAATAAGTTGTCTAACTCAAAAGGTCCAAGACAGGTCAGAGGTCCTTGAGGATTTAAACAGGCTTGCCCAGTATAACGAGACCATAAGGAAGAAGGCAGAGTCAACAGAAAAGAAGTTGTTGGAACAGTCAAGGACCATAGAAAAACTCAAAGAGCGTCTAAGACTTGATCCTCTTACAGGCCTTCTCAATAGACATGCCTTAATAACTGATCTTGCTAGAGAAATATCGAGGGCTAGGCGCTATAATTACCCGCTTTCATTGATGATGATAGACGTAGACGACTTTAAAGATATAAATGACAGCTATGGACATATCACCGGTGACAAGGTCCTGCAAAAGCTAGCTGAGATATTTGAGTCATCAGTACGAGAGACAGACCTGGTTTATAGATATGGCGGAGAGGAGTTTGTCATTGTTTGTCCCCATACAGATTGTGATTCAGCTATAAACCTTGCAGAGAGGCTCAGACGAAAGATTAGGCGATATAGATTTGTGCCAGAGGATACATCAAAGACAATTTCAGTATCTGTCTCTATTGGAGTGACTCAAGTCGATGATAATGAAGATGTTGAGACCTTGATAAAACGCGCTGACGAGGCCTTATATTCGTCCAAGATATCTGGTAAAGATCAGACCACAAAATATTGCGTGTAG
- a CDS encoding HD domain-containing phosphohydrolase — MLGTQTDKKMNAVLPSLSRFSVLVVEDDPLQRELLSNLLRSWGLHVFEADSGESAFEFLQNTKEKVRLLITDLQMPRMDGLALLKKIRRERPYRFYSIAISGLGDRESIQKALKAGASDFLKKPFLPEQLFARLAVLDRIVALEEDYYALVKGLFDVMTEMLGSRDSYTLEHSLRVAALSKRVGMRMGIADEELEALELGCLVHDVGKIAIPDDILLKPGPFDTLDRKIMNLHPNIGASFLEKRYPDLRVSEIALQHHERLDGSGYPHGLMGKEINPLVLIVSPCDVYEALVAQRPYKRPMDKESALDIIDEEVRKGRFSKDVVANLKEVLKEWDPLAIKKNNSKELDLIESFRKKTYFREPLCSFYNYRYILSLEKEQLLDATDKYKLILIDFENIGEFNRRIGYLKTDEILDEIGEKLQEILNTLHEWNRPSEKNALLFRKGPDFLVFTSYPKEVNEKIEQQIFDVLKVAERDWGLKANMKSKEFTGSQSFSKALDIMVGI; from the coding sequence ATGCTCGGGACTCAAACAGATAAGAAAATGAATGCAGTTTTACCAAGCCTAAGTAGATTTTCTGTACTCGTAGTCGAAGATGATCCCCTCCAAAGAGAATTACTGTCTAATCTTCTGAGGTCTTGGGGGCTACACGTCTTCGAGGCCGATTCAGGAGAGAGCGCCTTTGAATTTTTACAGAATACTAAAGAGAAGGTTAGATTGCTTATTACAGACCTTCAAATGCCAAGGATGGACGGGCTCGCCCTGTTAAAAAAGATCAGGCGAGAGCGTCCCTACAGATTTTATTCCATAGCGATAAGCGGTTTAGGTGATAGGGAATCAATACAAAAGGCCTTAAAGGCAGGGGCATCGGATTTTCTGAAAAAACCTTTCTTGCCAGAACAACTCTTTGCGCGCCTTGCAGTGCTAGACAGGATAGTTGCCCTCGAAGAGGACTATTATGCCCTTGTTAAAGGCCTTTTTGATGTAATGACTGAGATGTTGGGTAGTAGAGATTCCTATACCCTTGAGCATAGTCTCAGGGTGGCTGCCCTCTCCAAACGAGTTGGGATGAGGATGGGGATCGCCGATGAAGAGCTTGAGGCCCTTGAATTGGGATGCCTTGTACATGACGTCGGAAAGATTGCTATACCCGATGACATACTCCTCAAACCAGGGCCTTTTGATACCCTAGATAGAAAGATAATGAATCTTCACCCCAATATTGGAGCAAGTTTTCTGGAAAAGCGCTATCCAGATCTCAGGGTCTCTGAGATTGCTTTGCAACACCATGAGAGGCTTGATGGAAGCGGATATCCCCATGGTTTAATGGGAAAGGAAATAAATCCGCTTGTTTTGATAGTCAGTCCCTGTGATGTTTATGAGGCATTGGTGGCCCAAAGGCCTTATAAGAGACCAATGGACAAGGAAAGCGCCCTGGATATCATAGATGAAGAAGTCAGAAAAGGGAGATTCAGCAAAGACGTAGTTGCAAATTTGAAGGAAGTCCTTAAAGAATGGGATCCCCTGGCTATTAAAAAGAACAATTCAAAAGAATTGGATCTTATTGAGTCCTTCAGAAAAAAGACCTATTTTAGAGAACCACTGTGTAGTTTTTACAATTACAGATACATCCTTTCTCTCGAAAAGGAACAACTTTTAGATGCAACAGATAAATATAAACTAATACTCATTGACTTTGAAAACATTGGAGAATTTAATAGGAGAATTGGATATCTCAAGACTGACGAGATCCTAGACGAAATCGGCGAGAAACTCCAAGAGATATTGAATACCCTTCATGAATGGAACAGACCATCAGAAAAGAATGCATTGCTTTTTAGAAAAGGTCCGGATTTTTTGGTGTTTACAAGTTATCCAAAAGAGGTAAATGAAAAGATTGAACAACAGATTTTTGATGTTCTAAAAGTAGCAGAACGGGATTGGGGACTCAAGGCAAATATGAAGTCAAAAGAGTTTACTGGCTCACAGAGTTTTTCCAAGGCCCTAGATATAATGGTTGGCATTTGA
- a CDS encoding DEAD/DEAH box helicase, with the protein MAMTPIEDLIYSIGELEELIGTVCFKKLIPASPPDLRDFNQSLLPEIKFILEQNGIYSLYSHQLEAINEIINGKNVIISTPTASGKSLIYNIPVIQSFLENKGTKALYLFPLKALQQDQLKHLTILTSALDDEDRPKVALLDGDTPQYRRRRLREQPPNILITNPDMLHLSILPYHNSWSNFLKDLEFVVIDEVHTYRGVMGSNMAWVFRRLERIANYYGKTPIYIMSSATVGNPSSLSKALIGKDVVCISKQSSPTGRRHIVFINPIQSPSLSCLKLLEMAIKRRLRTIVYTQSRKLTELLGLWINQKGSHFKRLVKVYRAGLLPEERRDIEAKLASGELLGVVSTSALELGIDIGSLDCSILLGYPGSIMATWQRWGRAGRKRQDSLVALIAHEDALDQYIMRHPETVISGAPEPAILNPENPRIMEKHIECAACELSISTSEPFYSENKTIQQTIEALTRRGKLFFSEDARTIFAGGKYPHRFVDLRGTGSKFRIVHEKDGNTIGDIDGIRALKETHPGAIYLHGGRTFRVTDLDFDLKCIKVEDFKGDYFTRPLSQKETSIIEEYESKVVFGTLIHFGKIRVREEVVGYEMRSVRGQRFLGKKELELPPQVFETEGLWLEIPDFIRENTEKAFMHFMGGIHAIEHAMIGVMPLLVLTDRSDIGGISQTIHPQVGKSTIFVYDGIPGGIGLTKEAFKKASDLIRKSLGVIESCSCELGCPGCVHSPKCGSGNRPIDKAAAISILRQIIKGKKKREEDAPRLINQAVKIPKQRVSRECDKPKLDISSIRFGVFDLETQYSAQEVGGWHLAHKMKVSCAVLYDSKEDRFLEYMEENVQDLIARLKSLDLVIGFNIKRFDYRVLSGYEDGSVFSTLPTLDLLEEVKKRLGYRLSLDHLAASTLGSKKAGNGLLALRWWKQGELEKLIRYCKEDVRLTRDLFLHGHEKGYLLFKNKAGRLVRLPVSW; encoded by the coding sequence ATGGCCATGACCCCAATAGAAGACCTAATTTATTCCATTGGAGAGCTCGAGGAGCTCATTGGAACCGTATGTTTCAAAAAGCTCATACCAGCTTCTCCACCAGATCTAAGGGATTTTAACCAGAGCCTTTTGCCTGAAATCAAGTTTATTCTTGAACAAAATGGCATTTATTCTCTTTATAGCCACCAGCTTGAGGCCATAAACGAAATCATCAATGGAAAAAACGTTATAATTTCAACACCCACTGCCAGTGGTAAAAGCCTCATATACAATATACCAGTGATACAAAGCTTTCTTGAAAACAAAGGCACAAAGGCCCTGTATCTCTTTCCCCTAAAGGCCCTCCAACAAGACCAGTTAAAACACCTCACGATTCTGACCTCTGCACTTGATGACGAAGACAGACCAAAAGTAGCGCTTCTAGACGGCGATACCCCACAATACAGGCGAAGAAGACTTCGTGAGCAGCCACCTAACATACTAATTACCAATCCAGATATGCTTCACTTGTCCATTCTTCCATACCACAACAGCTGGTCAAATTTTTTAAAGGATCTTGAATTTGTCGTCATAGACGAAGTCCACACATATAGAGGGGTCATGGGGTCCAACATGGCCTGGGTCTTCAGAAGGCTAGAGCGCATCGCAAATTATTATGGGAAAACCCCCATTTATATAATGAGCTCTGCCACAGTAGGCAATCCAAGCTCCCTTTCAAAGGCCCTTATTGGAAAAGATGTCGTTTGTATTTCAAAACAGAGCTCTCCTACCGGAAGACGCCACATAGTTTTTATAAATCCTATTCAAAGCCCTTCTCTGTCTTGCTTGAAACTCCTTGAGATGGCCATTAAGAGGCGACTAAGGACAATCGTATACACTCAATCCAGAAAACTCACTGAACTTTTAGGTCTTTGGATCAACCAAAAAGGCAGCCACTTTAAAAGGCTAGTAAAGGTCTATAGGGCAGGGCTCCTCCCTGAAGAAAGGCGGGATATCGAGGCAAAGCTTGCAAGCGGTGAACTCCTTGGTGTGGTGTCAACCAGCGCCCTTGAGCTGGGGATAGATATTGGTAGTTTGGACTGCTCCATTCTCCTCGGTTATCCAGGAAGCATTATGGCAACATGGCAAAGATGGGGAAGAGCAGGCAGAAAGCGCCAAGATTCCCTTGTTGCTCTTATTGCCCACGAAGATGCCCTGGATCAGTATATCATGCGTCATCCAGAAACAGTGATTAGTGGGGCCCCTGAACCGGCTATCTTAAACCCTGAAAACCCAAGGATTATGGAAAAACACATTGAATGTGCTGCCTGCGAATTATCTATTTCTACTAGCGAACCATTTTATAGCGAGAATAAAACGATTCAGCAAACCATCGAAGCTCTCACCAGACGCGGAAAGCTCTTCTTTTCCGAAGATGCCAGGACAATCTTTGCAGGAGGCAAATACCCTCACAGATTCGTGGATTTAAGGGGCACTGGCTCTAAGTTCAGAATAGTCCATGAAAAAGACGGCAACACCATCGGAGACATAGACGGCATAAGGGCCTTGAAAGAGACTCATCCAGGGGCAATTTACCTCCATGGGGGCAGGACCTTTAGGGTAACTGACCTTGATTTCGACCTAAAATGCATCAAGGTTGAGGACTTCAAAGGTGACTATTTTACAAGGCCTCTTTCCCAAAAGGAGACTTCCATTATAGAGGAATATGAATCCAAGGTGGTCTTTGGCACATTGATCCACTTTGGAAAGATCAGGGTAAGGGAAGAGGTGGTGGGATATGAGATGAGGAGCGTAAGAGGCCAGAGATTCCTTGGTAAAAAAGAACTAGAGCTCCCCCCACAGGTCTTTGAGACAGAAGGGCTATGGCTAGAAATTCCTGATTTCATCAGGGAAAATACTGAAAAGGCCTTCATGCACTTTATGGGAGGTATACATGCCATAGAACATGCAATGATCGGAGTCATGCCCCTTCTGGTCCTTACTGATCGCTCAGACATTGGAGGGATTTCACAAACAATTCACCCCCAGGTTGGAAAAAGTACCATCTTCGTATATGACGGCATACCTGGTGGCATCGGCCTTACAAAAGAGGCCTTTAAAAAGGCATCGGACCTCATTAGAAAATCCCTTGGAGTAATAGAATCTTGTTCCTGTGAACTTGGATGCCCTGGCTGCGTACACTCACCTAAGTGCGGATCAGGCAATAGGCCCATAGATAAGGCTGCAGCGATATCAATACTTCGCCAAATAATAAAGGGCAAAAAAAAGAGGGAAGAAGATGCTCCAAGGCTGATCAATCAGGCTGTGAAGATCCCCAAACAGAGGGTCAGTCGAGAATGCGACAAACCCAAGCTGGATATTTCCAGCATTAGATTTGGCGTGTTCGACCTTGAAACACAGTATTCTGCACAGGAGGTAGGAGGTTGGCACCTTGCCCACAAGATGAAGGTAAGTTGCGCGGTTCTCTACGACTCTAAGGAAGACAGATTTTTGGAATACATGGAAGAAAATGTTCAAGATCTCATAGCAAGGCTAAAGTCTTTGGATCTCGTCATTGGATTTAATATAAAGAGATTCGACTATAGGGTACTTTCTGGCTATGAGGATGGCAGCGTATTTTCAACCTTACCAACCCTTGATTTACTCGAAGAGGTAAAAAAACGTCTAGGATACAGACTTAGCCTGGATCATCTGGCAGCATCCACTCTAGGTTCCAAAAAGGCTGGCAATGGGCTCCTGGCACTCAGGTGGTGGAAGCAGGGAGAACTTGAAAAGCTAATAAGGTACTGCAAAGAAGACGTTAGACTTACAAGAGACCTGTTTCTTCACGGACATGAAAAAGGATATCTATTATTCAAAAACAAGGCGGGTAGACTAGTAAGACTTCCGGTGTCATGGTAA
- the xerD gene encoding site-specific tyrosine recombinase XerD — protein MKPLADSEGFYIYLDDYLAHLSLERGLSKNTLSSYSGDIQNFLKFLEKKGLTDLSQVKSAQISEWLHVSRLSGTSPRTNARRLSSIRGFFDFLVREGKIKASPCSLIKGPRLGLTLPYALTVEEVTNLLSAPDTKTPMGIRDKAILELAYATGLRATELCGLQTGQIDFSMGFVRVKGKGGRERIVPIGKVAMDALEEYLVKARPVFLKGKQSPIVFLSKKGGAITRQRFWQILRMYAERAGIKRKVSPHTLRHSFATHLLKGGADLRTVQILLGHQNIVTTQIYTHIDVEHLRDTHRRYHPRG, from the coding sequence TTGAAGCCATTAGCTGATTCTGAGGGTTTTTACATCTATCTTGATGATTATTTGGCCCATCTTTCCTTAGAAAGGGGGCTTTCGAAAAATACTCTGTCATCTTATTCAGGGGATATCCAAAATTTTCTGAAATTTTTGGAAAAAAAGGGGCTTACTGACCTTTCACAAGTAAAATCTGCTCAGATTTCAGAATGGCTTCACGTCTCAAGGCTTTCGGGAACGAGTCCCAGGACCAATGCAAGGAGGCTTTCTTCCATAAGGGGGTTTTTTGATTTCCTGGTAAGGGAAGGGAAAATAAAGGCATCCCCATGTTCTCTCATAAAGGGCCCCAGGCTTGGACTTACATTGCCATATGCCCTAACTGTTGAAGAGGTCACCAATCTCCTTAGTGCCCCTGATACCAAAACTCCAATGGGAATAAGGGATAAGGCCATACTTGAGTTGGCCTACGCCACTGGGCTTAGGGCAACGGAACTTTGCGGACTTCAGACAGGTCAAATCGATTTTTCAATGGGATTTGTGAGGGTGAAGGGAAAGGGAGGGAGAGAACGTATCGTTCCCATTGGAAAGGTGGCAATGGATGCCCTCGAAGAATATCTTGTTAAGGCTCGTCCAGTATTTTTAAAAGGTAAACAGAGCCCAATAGTATTCCTTTCCAAGAAAGGTGGGGCAATCACACGTCAGCGGTTTTGGCAGATCCTGCGGATGTACGCAGAAAGGGCTGGGATTAAGAGAAAAGTTAGCCCCCATACACTGCGTCATTCATTTGCCACCCACCTCTTAAAAGGAGGAGCAGATCTGAGAACGGTTCAGATCCTCCTAGGGCACCAAAATATCGTGACAACGCAGATCTATACCCACATCGATGTAGAACACTTGAGAGATACCCATAGAAGGTATCATCCCCGTGGTTAG
- a CDS encoding metallophosphoesterase family protein, whose amino-acid sequence MEGDRKIIAIGDIHGMRSKLALLLNKLPIEWGRDVLIFLGDYVDRGPEAKDTVSDLIELKKSFPDTTRFLMGNHEYMFMNYLHDRGILEDFPYVGDNSILSTFIATGGLKTLDSYYSLDDGLDVPQEHIDFFSSLELYVETEEYIFVHAGLKPYREIRDQKIDDLLWIRFEFIDSDYDWGKRVIFGHTPLDTPLVKKTKIGIDTGAVYGGLLTALILPDIEFIQV is encoded by the coding sequence ATGGAAGGAGATAGGAAGATAATTGCAATTGGAGACATTCATGGTATGCGTTCGAAGTTGGCCCTTCTCCTCAATAAGCTTCCCATAGAGTGGGGTAGGGATGTCTTGATTTTTTTGGGGGATTATGTGGACAGGGGCCCAGAGGCAAAGGATACGGTTTCAGACCTCATTGAACTCAAAAAAAGCTTTCCAGACACCACGCGATTCTTAATGGGAAATCATGAATATATGTTTATGAATTATCTCCATGATAGAGGAATTCTTGAAGACTTTCCCTATGTTGGAGATAATTCGATACTTAGCACCTTTATTGCTACAGGGGGATTGAAGACACTCGACTCTTATTACTCTCTTGATGACGGCCTAGATGTCCCCCAGGAACATATTGATTTCTTTTCCAGTCTTGAGCTATACGTTGAAACAGAAGAATATATCTTCGTTCACGCAGGGTTAAAGCCATATAGAGAGATTAGGGATCAAAAAATCGACGATCTTCTTTGGATACGCTTTGAATTCATTGATTCAGATTATGATTGGGGCAAACGAGTAATCTTTGGCCATACTCCCCTGGATACCCCCCTTGTGAAAAAGACAAAAATTGGTATAGATACAGGTGCAGTCTATGGCGGCCTCCTCACCGCCTTAATCCTCCCAGACATTGAGTTCATTCAGGTGTAG
- a CDS encoding radical SAM protein, whose amino-acid sequence MNTLNSKELSHRADLLYSMLESCTLCPRKCRVNRLKGEIGFCQNGNQALVATYGPHFGEERPLVGRGGSGTVFFSWCNLRCIYCQNYEISQLGDGNPVSPEVLAFIFLSLKESGCHNINLVTPTHVIPFWVKALELIEEETTLGIPIVYNTGGYESVEVLELLEGIVDIYMPDFKYWDDEVGRKLSGCNNYSEVAQSALKEMHRQVGDLVIDENGLAQRGLLVRHLVLPGGLAGSEFIFDFISKEISKDTYINIMDQYRPCGPNLLPSPLNRRITPNEYNQAITAAKRAGLWRIDGMF is encoded by the coding sequence ATGAATACGCTGAACAGTAAGGAACTGTCCCATAGGGCTGACCTCCTATATTCAATGCTTGAATCCTGCACCCTCTGTCCACGAAAATGTAGAGTCAATCGCCTCAAAGGTGAAATAGGATTTTGCCAAAATGGAAATCAGGCACTGGTTGCGACCTATGGTCCTCACTTTGGTGAGGAAAGGCCGCTAGTGGGGAGAGGGGGATCTGGTACTGTCTTCTTTAGCTGGTGTAATCTTAGGTGTATCTATTGTCAAAATTATGAGATCAGTCAACTTGGAGACGGTAATCCCGTATCCCCTGAGGTATTGGCTTTCATCTTTCTCTCACTCAAGGAGTCTGGATGCCATAACATTAATCTCGTGACTCCCACCCATGTCATACCATTTTGGGTAAAGGCCTTGGAGCTCATAGAGGAAGAGACAACTCTTGGAATCCCAATTGTGTACAACACTGGCGGCTACGAGAGTGTCGAAGTCCTTGAACTGTTGGAGGGAATTGTGGACATATACATGCCAGATTTTAAATATTGGGATGATGAGGTGGGAAGAAAGTTGAGCGGTTGCAACAACTATTCAGAGGTTGCTCAATCGGCTCTAAAAGAGATGCATAGGCAGGTAGGGGACCTTGTAATAGATGAAAATGGCCTGGCACAAAGGGGGCTCCTTGTACGTCATCTAGTCCTACCTGGGGGACTAGCAGGAAGTGAGTTCATCTTCGATTTTATCTCAAAAGAGATCTCGAAAGATACCTACATAAATATCATGGACCAATACAGGCCATGTGGCCCAAATTTGCTTCCATCCCCACTGAACAGACGAATTACTCCAAACGAATACAATCAGGCCATAACTGCTGCGAAAAGGGCGGGGCTCTGGCGTATAGATGGTATGTTTTAA
- a CDS encoding AI-2E family transporter: MDNDIHYIASGKIIQFLAVGLGFLIFFCGALLFLPFFEPICWAIILALFFYPIHKRLVRFFRGSRALSALVMCVLNTAFIIIPVFILLGSLTSEVLRVYTGIQHSIQSGHFTIIPDKEHYPRLNNYVSKALKALETHEESLHQTIVELSKRTGEYFIRQGTAVAKNVANIIFKAALMLVTLYYLFRDGEEFLKVFKSLLPLKPQNVDHLTSVTADVLYATLYGNLLTSAIQGGLGVFILWVLGFSAPILWGIVMGVATFIPMIGTALVWLPATLYLFLTGAYLKGAILLSFSILVISQIDYFLRPYFISGKTELHSLFLFFSILGGLNLFGFLGLILGPIIIALCMSVMEFYRQELLGKYEKTLYMP; this comes from the coding sequence ATGGATAATGATATCCACTACATAGCTTCTGGCAAGATAATACAGTTTCTGGCAGTTGGTCTTGGTTTTTTGATCTTTTTCTGTGGGGCCCTTCTCTTTTTGCCCTTTTTTGAACCTATTTGTTGGGCCATAATACTTGCGCTCTTTTTTTATCCAATACACAAAAGGCTAGTTAGGTTCTTTAGGGGGTCGAGAGCGCTTTCTGCCCTCGTGATGTGTGTGTTGAACACGGCATTTATCATAATTCCTGTTTTCATACTCCTTGGTAGCCTTACGTCAGAGGTGTTGAGGGTCTATACCGGAATTCAACACTCGATACAGAGTGGGCATTTTACCATCATTCCAGATAAGGAGCACTATCCCAGGCTAAATAACTATGTTTCTAAGGCATTGAAGGCCTTGGAGACCCATGAGGAAAGCCTCCATCAAACCATTGTGGAACTGAGCAAAAGAACTGGTGAATACTTCATAAGGCAGGGGACGGCGGTTGCAAAAAATGTGGCCAACATCATATTTAAGGCGGCCTTGATGCTCGTTACCCTCTATTATCTCTTTCGTGACGGAGAGGAATTCCTGAAGGTCTTTAAGTCGTTGCTCCCCCTCAAACCGCAGAATGTAGATCATCTCACCTCTGTTACTGCAGATGTTCTCTATGCAACGCTCTATGGCAACCTCTTGACTTCCGCAATTCAGGGGGGGCTCGGAGTGTTCATTCTGTGGGTATTGGGTTTTTCTGCACCAATACTCTGGGGAATAGTAATGGGAGTGGCCACTTTTATCCCAATGATAGGGACAGCCCTTGTGTGGTTACCTGCAACCCTTTATCTCTTTTTAACTGGGGCATATTTAAAAGGTGCTATACTATTGTCTTTCAGTATCCTCGTAATTAGTCAGATAGACTATTTTTTAAGACCATATTTCATCAGTGGTAAGACTGAGCTCCACAGCCTCTTTTTGTTTTTTAGTATCCTTGGAGGGCTAAATCTCTTTGGATTCCTGGGGTTGATACTTGGACCGATAATAATTGCACTATGTATGTCGGTGATGGAATTCTATAGGCAAGAACTGCTTGGAAAGTACGAAAAGACCCTTTACATGCCATGA